From the genome of Kaistella daneshvariae, one region includes:
- the upp gene encoding uracil phosphoribosyltransferase, giving the protein MVTVLSHQFSLVNTWINELRNVEIQHDRMRFRRNMERIGEIAAFEISKDLEQKEIEITTPLDKITVTEVAVQPVITTILRAGVPLFQGILNYLDKADCGFVAAYRKHDANDYFSIKQDYLTCPNIDGRPLIVADPMLATGASLIEAIKDLLNHGKPTQLHIVAAIASQQGVKTIQKEYPEAKIWVGVIDEKLTSKGYITPGLGDAGDLSYGEKLQR; this is encoded by the coding sequence TACCTGGATTAACGAGCTTCGAAATGTCGAAATCCAGCACGACCGCATGAGGTTTCGCAGAAATATGGAAAGAATTGGTGAAATTGCCGCTTTTGAAATCAGCAAAGATTTAGAACAAAAAGAAATTGAAATTACCACACCTTTAGATAAAATTACGGTTACAGAAGTTGCGGTTCAACCTGTTATCACCACGATTTTACGGGCTGGTGTGCCTCTTTTTCAGGGGATTTTAAATTATCTCGATAAAGCAGATTGCGGTTTTGTGGCGGCTTATCGGAAACACGATGCCAACGATTATTTTTCCATTAAGCAAGATTATTTAACCTGTCCAAATATCGACGGGCGTCCGCTAATTGTTGCAGACCCCATGTTGGCAACGGGCGCGAGTTTAATTGAAGCCATCAAAGATCTGCTGAACCATGGCAAACCAACGCAGCTGCACATTGTGGCAGCAATCGCCTCGCAGCAAGGAGTGAAAACCATTCAAAAGGAATATCCGGAAGCGAAAATCTGGGTCGGAGTTATTGATGAGAAACTGACTTCAAAAGGCTACATTACGCCAGGTTTAGGCGACGCCGGAGATTTGTCCTACGGTGAAAAACTCCAGCGATAA